In Pseudofrankia saprophytica, one genomic interval encodes:
- a CDS encoding nuclear transport factor 2 family protein produces the protein MTATTMTPSPTQLAAARARNEAVWRTSSALLYAGRIDEFIACWHDEARYEVAYPVGSFPALVEGRAALAQLFKGFGAATERIDVHDVRFYQTDDPEVAFVEERMVAELVGGGRYENKLAIRVTFRDGLLAQMFEYYGQRAHGELLRRLGLTA, from the coding sequence ATGACCGCGACCACGATGACCCCCTCTCCGACCCAGCTGGCCGCTGCCCGTGCGCGCAACGAGGCGGTCTGGAGGACGTCGAGCGCGTTGCTCTACGCCGGGCGTATCGACGAGTTCATCGCCTGCTGGCACGACGAGGCCCGCTATGAGGTGGCCTATCCCGTTGGGAGCTTCCCGGCGCTCGTCGAGGGCCGAGCGGCACTGGCGCAGCTGTTCAAGGGTTTCGGCGCCGCCACCGAGCGAATCGACGTGCATGACGTCCGCTTCTACCAGACCGACGACCCCGAGGTGGCCTTCGTCGAGGAGCGTATGGTCGCGGAACTGGTCGGCGGTGGGCGGTATGAGAACAAGCTCGCCATCCGGGTAACCTTCCGCGATGGCCTGCTCGCCCAGATGTTCGAATACTACGGTCAGCGGGCGCACGGGGAACTCCTGCGCCGCCTGGGCCTGACGGCCTGA
- a CDS encoding helix-turn-helix domain-containing protein, which yields MDGFELFLLGRRLMKLGEQSIPEVGVLRLSGPTRAVVFDVFENPGSSISEITARVQFPQSQVSACVARLREAGVVETISDPEDRRRTLVQPTADARERARHRPAAEIDQAIVTAIGTSDHSEVQRVKDALEAVANLLRRDDHDGASNGRAEP from the coding sequence ATGGATGGATTCGAGCTGTTCCTGTTGGGTCGCAGGCTGATGAAGCTCGGCGAGCAGTCGATCCCGGAGGTCGGCGTCCTGCGCCTGTCCGGCCCCACCCGGGCAGTCGTGTTCGACGTCTTCGAGAACCCCGGCAGCTCCATCTCGGAGATCACCGCCCGCGTCCAGTTCCCGCAGAGCCAGGTCTCGGCGTGCGTGGCGCGGCTACGCGAGGCCGGTGTCGTCGAGACGATCAGCGACCCCGAGGACCGGCGCAGGACTCTGGTCCAGCCCACGGCCGACGCGAGGGAGCGAGCGCGGCATCGTCCCGCCGCAGAGATCGACCAGGCCATCGTCACGGCGATTGGTACCAGCGACCACTCCGAGGTCCAGCGCGTCAAGGACGCGCTGGAGGCCGTCGCGAACCTGCTCCGGAGAGACGATCACGACGGCGCCTCGAACGGGCGGGCGGAACCCTGA
- a CDS encoding hemerythrin domain-containing protein: MRTNTRPAASTPNLSSYLRVHQALRASAARLAAAASSATADADTARALARWFHGFAEEIRLHHHIEDTLLFPALAARVATYGDYAPALENDHAELDAILNQLRAALVSGDHGRSAALAEDLSDHLDRHLGFEDDEIAPLFARHFTGAEFDELNAKAVRMTPMRQLPFTAPWLLSHLDEAEKAELLASVPRAMHLLWILTRRRYARLAAATFTPR, from the coding sequence ATGCGAACCAATACCCGTCCGGCCGCGTCCACTCCCAACCTCAGCAGCTATCTCCGGGTCCACCAGGCGCTAAGGGCGAGCGCCGCCCGGCTGGCCGCGGCCGCCTCCTCAGCGACGGCGGACGCCGACACCGCCAGGGCGCTCGCCCGCTGGTTCCACGGCTTCGCCGAGGAGATCCGACTCCACCATCACATCGAGGACACCCTGCTGTTCCCGGCCCTGGCGGCCCGCGTCGCAACCTACGGCGACTACGCGCCCGCGCTGGAAAACGACCACGCGGAACTCGATGCGATCCTGAACCAGCTCCGCGCGGCCCTCGTCAGCGGCGACCACGGACGCTCCGCCGCCCTGGCCGAGGACCTGTCAGACCACCTCGACCGTCACCTGGGGTTCGAGGATGACGAGATCGCCCCGCTGTTCGCCCGCCATTTCACTGGCGCCGAGTTCGACGAGCTGAACGCGAAAGCCGTACGGATGACGCCCATGAGGCAGCTTCCGTTCACCGCCCCCTGGCTGTTGTCACACCTCGACGAGGCGGAAAAGGCCGAGCTGCTCGCGTCGGTCCCGCGGGCCATGCACCTGCTGTGGATCCTCACTCGTCGCCGCTACGCCCGGCTCGCCGCGGCCACCTTCACCCCGCGTTGA
- a CDS encoding ABC transporter ATP-binding protein: protein MAPSRRAREPHALRTLFEHAGDGGGLLVGGYLLILVDAVSQSLTPAVFRVVLNRIQRDPHQFVRAGWQGPALAAIAIAATFLVAAYLAHTWTRRGAARWANNLRRALYEHVQRLSMDFFHRSRVGDVAALINQDTERLELAVWQGLVLWWAVALLIISVGLIAWVDLWMALLALGLLAVAVVWTLLVLPRLRRHSRDIRDELGRTSGTLAEMLGVNALLKAFNAEDDALDQVRRGTERIRIGSETFARLQHRYADPLGFHLAFVAPFLLLFIGAWRTATGTLEIGDVVAVWGFWLRGSNALTQVMTTLPEVIAGLTASERTAELLHERPAVADRPHAPALAVTRGGVAFEQVSFAYPGRESRLVLNQFDLTIEPGQTTALVGPSGAGKSTVAQLLLRFFDPTDGRVTIDGHDLREVTQASVRAAVGVVFQDSVLLSGSLARNLRMARPTATDEEIISALEAANAWEFVRGWDSGIHTELGERGVTLSGGQRQRLAIARVMLKDPAIVVLDEATSALDATGERLVLGALDRLLADRTSLVIAHRIATIRKADQIVVVERGRVGDIGSHTSLLRSSSTYRSYCREQAVA from the coding sequence ATGGCACCTAGCCGCCGTGCGCGGGAACCGCACGCGCTGCGCACATTGTTCGAGCACGCCGGTGACGGAGGAGGGCTCCTCGTCGGCGGCTACCTGCTCATCCTCGTCGACGCCGTCTCGCAGAGTCTCACCCCTGCCGTGTTCCGGGTCGTGCTCAACCGCATCCAACGTGATCCGCACCAGTTCGTCCGCGCGGGCTGGCAGGGACCCGCGTTGGCCGCGATCGCCATCGCCGCGACCTTCCTTGTCGCCGCCTACCTCGCGCATACCTGGACCCGCCGCGGAGCAGCGCGGTGGGCCAACAACCTGCGGCGCGCCCTGTACGAGCATGTGCAGCGACTGTCGATGGACTTCTTCCACCGCTCGCGCGTCGGCGACGTCGCGGCCCTGATCAACCAGGACACCGAGCGCCTGGAGCTGGCGGTCTGGCAGGGCCTGGTGTTGTGGTGGGCGGTCGCACTGCTGATCATCTCGGTGGGGCTCATCGCGTGGGTCGACCTGTGGATGGCGCTGCTCGCGCTCGGGCTGCTCGCTGTGGCCGTCGTGTGGACGCTGCTGGTCCTTCCGCGGCTTCGCCGCCACAGCCGCGACATCAGAGACGAGCTGGGCAGGACGTCCGGAACACTCGCCGAAATGCTCGGCGTGAACGCACTGCTCAAGGCGTTCAACGCCGAGGACGACGCCCTGGACCAGGTCCGCAGGGGAACCGAACGGATTCGTATCGGCTCGGAGACCTTCGCGCGGCTCCAGCACCGTTACGCCGACCCGCTCGGCTTCCACCTCGCGTTCGTCGCGCCCTTCCTGCTCCTGTTCATCGGTGCCTGGCGCACGGCGACAGGCACGCTCGAGATCGGTGACGTGGTCGCGGTCTGGGGCTTCTGGCTGCGCGGGTCGAACGCGCTCACGCAGGTCATGACCACCCTGCCGGAGGTCATCGCCGGACTGACCGCGAGCGAACGCACAGCGGAGCTGCTTCACGAACGGCCCGCGGTGGCTGACCGCCCCCACGCACCTGCCCTGGCCGTCACCCGCGGCGGCGTCGCCTTCGAACAGGTCTCGTTCGCCTACCCGGGAAGGGAGTCACGCCTGGTCCTCAACCAGTTCGACCTGACCATCGAACCCGGTCAGACGACGGCGCTCGTCGGCCCGTCCGGGGCGGGGAAGTCCACCGTCGCCCAGCTGCTGCTTCGGTTCTTCGACCCGACCGACGGCCGCGTGACGATCGACGGCCACGATCTGCGCGAGGTCACCCAGGCCTCGGTGCGCGCCGCCGTGGGCGTCGTCTTCCAGGACTCCGTCCTGCTCAGCGGCTCGCTGGCACGCAACCTTCGCATGGCCAGGCCGACGGCCACCGACGAGGAGATCATCTCGGCGCTGGAGGCGGCGAACGCCTGGGAGTTCGTCCGAGGCTGGGACAGCGGAATCCACACGGAGCTCGGCGAACGCGGCGTCACGCTCTCCGGCGGCCAGCGACAACGCCTCGCCATCGCCCGGGTGATGCTGAAGGACCCGGCGATCGTCGTCCTGGACGAGGCGACGAGCGCACTCGACGCCACCGGCGAGCGTCTCGTGCTCGGCGCCCTCGACCGGCTCCTCGCCGACAGGACGTCACTCGTCATCGCCCATCGCATCGCCACCATCCGCAAGGCCGACCAGATCGTGGTCGTCGAACGGGGACGAGTCGGCGACATCGGCTCCCATACTTCGCTGCTTCGTTCGTCGTCGACGTACCGCTCCTACTGCCGCGAGCAGGCAGTCGCGTGA
- a CDS encoding LacI family DNA-binding transcriptional regulator, giving the protein MAVPEPTTSRRVTALDVAREAGVSRATVGFVLNNTPGQTIPESTRERVLRAAERLSYRPNSAARALASGRSRIILLVLPDWPVEFRMRDYLDEVSLVLDQAGYSLVTYTRHPDQAARPLWESLNPDLVVGTLPFSAPDVASMLACGVRQIYPDPDRPDLPDVSLAISAGPELQVDHLHERGHRNLIFAAFGEARTSSLVLARHQAASDRARSQGLAALGLERINYRDATPDDAVRRWLHAGITGVVAFNDDVAAAVVSAAIRAGVRMPEDLAVIGHDDSPIATMFVPALSTIQIDTAALGRGFAEFVLHRVERRPLPASRALPKPTVVRRETT; this is encoded by the coding sequence AACCGCCCTGGATGTGGCCCGCGAAGCGGGCGTCTCGCGGGCAACCGTCGGGTTCGTCCTGAACAACACCCCAGGCCAGACGATCCCGGAGAGCACCCGCGAACGGGTGCTACGGGCCGCCGAACGCCTCAGCTACCGGCCGAACAGCGCCGCACGCGCCCTCGCCAGCGGACGCAGCCGCATCATCCTGCTCGTGCTGCCCGACTGGCCGGTGGAGTTCCGGATGCGCGACTACCTGGACGAGGTCTCCCTCGTGCTGGACCAGGCCGGGTACTCACTGGTCACCTACACCCGCCACCCCGACCAGGCGGCCCGGCCACTCTGGGAGTCCCTCAACCCTGACCTGGTGGTCGGCACTCTCCCGTTCAGCGCACCCGACGTCGCGTCCATGCTCGCGTGCGGAGTCCGGCAGATCTATCCAGATCCCGACCGCCCGGACCTTCCCGACGTATCCCTCGCGATCAGCGCCGGACCGGAACTCCAGGTCGACCACCTCCACGAGCGCGGCCACCGCAATCTGATCTTTGCCGCCTTCGGCGAGGCGCGCACATCCTCACTGGTCCTCGCCCGACACCAGGCGGCATCCGACCGAGCACGTTCTCAGGGCCTGGCGGCACTCGGGTTGGAGCGCATCAACTACCGGGATGCCACCCCTGACGACGCGGTCCGCCGATGGCTCCACGCCGGTATCACCGGCGTGGTCGCGTTCAACGACGACGTCGCCGCCGCCGTCGTCAGCGCGGCGATACGCGCCGGCGTGCGGATGCCCGAGGATCTCGCGGTGATCGGCCACGACGACTCCCCCATCGCGACGATGTTCGTACCCGCGCTGTCCACCATCCAGATCGATACAGCCGCCCTCGGACGCGGATTCGCCGAGTTCGTACTCCACAGGGTCGAACGCCGTCCCCTGCCCGCCTCGCGCGCCTTGCCGAAACCCACCGTCGTGCGACGCGAGACCACCTGA
- a CDS encoding phytanoyl-CoA dioxygenase family protein: MQIPLDRRTRFDADVRKMEMEDFLASEFPDLVARNGALVAQGIERFDAPPLAIKVGDRSWSFSGADGSLAVSPGIADGALVVTLDEDAFSDWVQNQRSFNAMITARELHYRGGSERDVSVWDSLWLALLEGWPLVDDGIEFLDRHGASLDLGRVFTPDDDPADVAHFLREAGFLHLRGWADPADMRAVSDDMDRALPDYHEGDGRSWWATLADGTRLCVRLQEFVGRSPTTASILRGDRWDQLRRTLAGSDDLVQKQGDGRALEALIKPRDVVAGASDVSFHRDCHFGRHAYQCSSTVVGIAVTASGDANGQLRVIAGSHRVLMPVEIAKTRPYLPVVAVPTDPGDVTVHLSCTLHESTPPLVQERRVMYTGFSLARRETDTTGAEALSELRERVSRILLEQGARP, translated from the coding sequence ATGCAAATACCTCTGGACCGCCGTACCCGGTTCGACGCCGACGTGCGCAAGATGGAGATGGAGGACTTTCTCGCGAGCGAGTTCCCCGACCTCGTCGCGCGTAACGGTGCTCTGGTGGCGCAAGGGATCGAGAGGTTCGACGCGCCGCCGCTCGCTATCAAGGTCGGCGACCGGTCCTGGTCGTTTTCCGGTGCTGACGGCAGCCTGGCCGTGTCGCCGGGCATCGCCGACGGCGCGCTCGTCGTGACGCTCGACGAGGACGCGTTCTCCGACTGGGTGCAGAACCAGCGTTCGTTCAATGCCATGATCACCGCGCGCGAGCTGCATTATCGTGGCGGCAGCGAGCGGGACGTGTCGGTCTGGGACTCGCTGTGGCTGGCATTGCTCGAGGGCTGGCCGCTCGTCGACGACGGGATCGAGTTCCTTGACCGCCATGGCGCGTCCCTGGACCTCGGTCGCGTCTTCACCCCGGACGACGACCCGGCGGACGTCGCGCACTTCCTGCGCGAGGCAGGTTTTCTCCATCTGCGAGGCTGGGCGGACCCAGCTGACATGCGGGCGGTCTCAGACGACATGGACCGGGCACTGCCCGACTACCACGAGGGTGACGGCCGGTCCTGGTGGGCGACCCTGGCGGACGGAACCCGTCTGTGCGTCCGGCTCCAGGAGTTCGTCGGCAGGTCCCCGACGACCGCGTCGATTCTGCGCGGCGACCGCTGGGACCAGCTGCGTCGCACGCTGGCCGGGAGCGATGATCTCGTCCAGAAGCAGGGTGACGGCCGTGCACTGGAAGCGCTCATCAAGCCTCGAGATGTCGTGGCCGGCGCGTCGGACGTGAGCTTCCACCGCGACTGCCACTTCGGCCGGCACGCCTACCAGTGCTCCAGCACGGTCGTGGGCATCGCCGTCACGGCCAGCGGCGACGCGAACGGGCAGCTACGCGTCATCGCCGGTTCGCACCGGGTGCTGATGCCGGTGGAGATCGCCAAAACCCGGCCCTACCTGCCCGTCGTCGCCGTCCCGACCGATCCGGGCGATGTCACGGTGCACCTGAGCTGCACGCTGCACGAGTCGACACCGCCGCTCGTCCAGGAACGCCGCGTCATGTACACGGGGTTCTCGCTCGCTCGGCGCGAGACGGACACCACGGGCGCCGAGGCCCTCTCCGAGCTGCGTGAACGGGTATCGCGGATTCTCCTCGAACAAGGTGCCAGGCCGTGA
- a CDS encoding BTAD domain-containing putative transcriptional regulator, with the protein MDMNICLFGGLRVFRAGQAVDLGRPKQRFLLGVLVLEAGRTVPAQRLAELLWGRDGDRERASLHAYVSHLRRVLEPPRAVGAGPSVVVRQPPGYRLVAERAQVDVLRFEDLLSAGRRCAGAGRDAEALDAFESVAALWTAPPLPEFADRPVVLDAATRLRGLLGVALEGAAEIHLRTGRADAAVSLLEPAVAEFPLRERLHSLLARALYRMGRQADALSVIERSRRALIDAVGLAPSAELRELQRRILAQAADLDWQPTMATPPELTAGAIGAGPPSSLRLEPLLGRDGELELLRRAAAGAARGRGGAVTVSGPPGIGKTALVERVTDLVATSGFATAWARCPENGGSPPFWALAHLGRQLRDVGALHVDMLAADPASAGDPFVLAQATVGALRGANRPVLLVIDDLQWADRDTLRVLAHLIRELRTTRTLLLATTRLPESATGDELGRCLAELARQQIAEVTLRELDLTTVTEWLAVRAGSPVPPAIAAHVQSRTGGLPLFIRELVELLAAEGRLSDPALPAGWAAVPFGVKSIVRRRVAKLPTARAQRLLSIASVLGSPFDLAVVADVAESPLEEALVDLADILDAGLVVPDDAAGMFRFSHVLVAEALADEVNVARRAGLHAAAARSVARRHPGDEHAARVAAHAVAGAAAGTAPLAATAGRRAARLAQARAAPAEAARHWASVVEMLERSQPADGTARLRAMVELARAHQQAGEVRAAQQAVVAAVEVARSLGDVAATGTAVAVLNHPSIYPNQPYGVVDLRLVAVLDGVLAALPADDSAARVLVLAALATELSHSSDTERRDRATNEAIDIARRLGDPAVLAGALHARTFALKRPAAVPVRRRVALELLALAEQAALGDDLVLVAQLQVTQADFALGDFDAVQARLPRCLGLGDRPVGQALRGQLAFFRALFELARGRYSEAVRHAEEAFEVFRRGRGDEAGFYRLAQRLTIGHDLGGLDDGLIDAVLAGADVTGFALAIRLYVAVILFDLGRPDDAVRQLPYPQGTVPDRPLDYVTVFIDVAAAIVAAETGDAVAAAVLLDRITPWAGRWASAGTAAGSLGLVDLAIARLHATVGDTARARPAFAAAVAGHERVGSPAWLARSLLHQGRFLRAAGDEAAALAAFTRAAALADAFALPIVARQIVTARS; encoded by the coding sequence ATGGACATGAACATCTGCCTGTTCGGCGGCCTGCGGGTGTTCAGGGCGGGACAAGCCGTCGACCTTGGACGACCCAAGCAGCGGTTTCTGCTCGGTGTGCTGGTCCTCGAGGCGGGCCGGACTGTGCCGGCGCAACGACTCGCCGAACTGCTCTGGGGACGGGACGGCGACCGCGAGCGGGCCTCGCTGCACGCATATGTCTCCCACCTCCGCCGCGTGCTGGAGCCGCCGCGCGCCGTTGGGGCGGGGCCGTCGGTAGTCGTTCGCCAGCCGCCCGGGTACCGGCTTGTGGCCGAGCGGGCGCAGGTGGACGTCCTGCGATTCGAGGATCTACTGAGTGCCGGCCGCCGGTGCGCAGGGGCGGGCCGGGACGCCGAGGCGCTGGACGCGTTTGAGTCGGTGGCCGCGCTGTGGACCGCACCCCCGCTCCCGGAGTTCGCCGACCGACCGGTCGTCCTTGACGCCGCCACCCGGCTGCGCGGCCTGTTGGGGGTCGCGCTTGAGGGCGCGGCGGAGATTCATCTGCGGACCGGACGCGCCGACGCGGCGGTGTCGCTTCTGGAACCTGCCGTGGCAGAGTTCCCGCTGCGTGAGCGACTGCATAGCCTGCTCGCGCGCGCGTTGTACCGCATGGGCCGGCAGGCCGATGCACTCAGCGTGATCGAGCGCTCTCGCCGTGCGCTGATCGACGCCGTCGGGTTGGCACCGAGTGCGGAACTGCGGGAGCTCCAGCGACGCATCCTCGCCCAGGCAGCCGATCTGGACTGGCAGCCGACGATGGCGACGCCACCCGAACTGACAGCGGGCGCGATTGGAGCCGGCCCGCCGTCCTCGCTGCGATTGGAGCCGCTCCTGGGCCGGGACGGCGAACTCGAACTACTACGGCGTGCGGCGGCCGGCGCCGCCCGGGGGCGCGGCGGCGCGGTCACCGTGAGCGGGCCGCCTGGCATCGGCAAGACCGCTCTCGTCGAGCGGGTGACCGACCTCGTCGCCACCAGCGGCTTTGCCACCGCCTGGGCACGGTGCCCCGAGAACGGCGGCTCGCCGCCGTTCTGGGCGCTGGCGCACCTCGGCCGACAACTCCGCGACGTCGGCGCGCTCCATGTCGACATGCTGGCGGCCGACCCGGCCAGTGCTGGCGACCCCTTCGTCCTGGCCCAGGCCACCGTTGGCGCCCTACGCGGGGCGAACCGGCCGGTCCTGCTCGTCATAGATGACCTGCAGTGGGCCGATCGGGACACCCTGCGCGTGCTCGCGCATCTCATCAGAGAACTGCGCACCACCCGAACCCTCCTGCTGGCGACCACTCGCCTGCCGGAGTCGGCTACCGGCGACGAACTGGGCCGCTGCCTCGCAGAACTCGCCCGGCAGCAGATTGCGGAGGTAACGCTACGCGAGCTTGACCTCACCACAGTGACCGAATGGCTCGCCGTCCGGGCTGGATCCCCGGTACCACCGGCGATAGCCGCCCATGTGCAGTCGCGGACCGGGGGCCTTCCGCTGTTCATCCGAGAGCTCGTCGAGCTTCTCGCTGCCGAGGGCCGCCTCTCCGACCCCGCGTTGCCCGCGGGGTGGGCTGCCGTGCCGTTCGGCGTGAAGTCGATCGTCCGTAGACGCGTCGCGAAATTGCCGACAGCTCGGGCGCAGCGGCTGCTGTCCATCGCGTCGGTGCTCGGGTCGCCGTTCGACCTCGCCGTCGTGGCGGACGTGGCCGAGAGCCCACTCGAGGAAGCGTTGGTCGACCTCGCCGACATCCTGGACGCGGGGCTGGTGGTGCCCGACGACGCCGCCGGCATGTTCAGGTTCTCCCACGTCCTCGTCGCGGAGGCACTCGCGGACGAGGTGAACGTCGCCCGCCGGGCCGGGCTGCACGCCGCGGCCGCCCGGTCGGTGGCCCGACGTCACCCAGGCGACGAGCACGCCGCGCGGGTCGCTGCGCATGCTGTGGCCGGCGCCGCCGCGGGCACAGCTCCGCTTGCCGCGACGGCGGGGCGCCGGGCAGCCCGGCTGGCCCAGGCACGGGCGGCACCTGCCGAGGCGGCCCGGCACTGGGCAAGCGTGGTGGAGATGCTCGAACGCAGCCAGCCCGCGGATGGGACGGCCCGGCTGCGGGCAATGGTCGAACTGGCCCGCGCCCACCAGCAGGCCGGCGAGGTCCGTGCCGCCCAGCAGGCCGTGGTCGCCGCCGTCGAGGTGGCCCGCTCGCTCGGGGACGTCGCGGCCACGGGTACCGCCGTGGCTGTGCTCAACCATCCGAGCATCTACCCCAACCAGCCCTACGGGGTTGTCGACCTCCGGCTCGTCGCGGTGCTGGACGGCGTCCTTGCGGCGCTCCCGGCGGACGACAGCGCAGCGCGGGTGCTCGTTCTCGCGGCTTTGGCGACCGAACTGTCCCACAGCAGCGACACCGAACGCAGAGACCGCGCTACGAACGAGGCGATCGACATCGCGCGGCGCCTCGGCGATCCCGCGGTGCTGGCTGGCGCGTTGCATGCCCGTACCTTCGCGCTGAAGCGGCCTGCCGCGGTGCCGGTCCGCCGGCGGGTCGCGCTCGAACTGCTCGCCCTCGCCGAGCAGGCCGCGCTGGGTGACGATCTCGTCCTCGTCGCCCAGTTGCAGGTGACCCAGGCGGACTTCGCGCTCGGCGACTTCGACGCCGTCCAGGCGCGATTGCCGCGATGTCTCGGATTGGGCGACCGGCCCGTCGGCCAGGCGCTGCGCGGCCAGCTCGCCTTCTTCCGAGCCCTCTTCGAGCTCGCACGGGGACGTTACAGCGAGGCAGTGCGGCACGCCGAGGAGGCGTTCGAGGTGTTCCGCCGCGGCCGCGGCGACGAGGCCGGGTTCTATCGCCTCGCCCAACGCCTGACGATCGGCCATGACCTCGGCGGACTGGATGATGGTCTCATCGACGCGGTACTGGCTGGCGCCGACGTCACCGGCTTCGCGCTCGCCATCCGGCTCTACGTCGCGGTGATCCTGTTCGACCTCGGACGGCCCGACGATGCTGTCCGGCAACTGCCATACCCACAGGGGACGGTGCCGGATCGGCCTCTCGACTACGTCACCGTGTTCATCGACGTAGCCGCCGCCATCGTGGCTGCCGAGACCGGCGACGCCGTCGCTGCCGCCGTCCTGCTCGACCGGATCACGCCGTGGGCCGGCCGGTGGGCGTCGGCCGGCACAGCCGCTGGCTCGCTCGGCCTCGTCGACCTGGCCATCGCCCGGCTGCACGCGACGGTGGGCGACACGGCCCGGGCTCGCCCCGCCTTCGCGGCCGCTGTCGCCGGACACGAGAGGGTGGGCTCACCCGCCTGGCTGGCCCGCTCGCTGCTGCACCAGGGCCGGTTCCTTCGCGCGGCCGGGGACGAAGCCGCGGCCTTGGCCGCATTCACCCGAGCCGCGGCGCTCGCCGACGCGTTCGCGCTGCCGATCGTGGCCCGCCAGATCGTCACCGCGCGGAGCTGA